In the Euphorbia lathyris chromosome 5, ddEupLath1.1, whole genome shotgun sequence genome, one interval contains:
- the LOC136229179 gene encoding uncharacterized protein: MVRQSSTSGSDGTPDCNTVFIDTSLGTHYVTAVTSSETVSDLKKKVLHEHVLVFPCIGGIKIHGLKVKRRGKFYCLPESMLVSSAFYGVTKSWFIFVDASSLEDHNGNRNFLNPCSNSLLNLVRTKNIALDDLSLPAIYPTNVDDNQLQKQIVSCDKPSEERASGTIPSKKKRRRVIPAKKKKWIARTKTKSNCVDQGTEHRSQKETKAPGINSFLEANKGGGTTIVQRSTVQSERTKELEKHVELNDAKSMENSVDVLRDQSLEDNPKSEPAAKRRRKIKLAEKGDEDLLKDDGTLVAESNRLMLEHSTIPQKSPFDKQHTRNATLDGSSIGAPKAVHLQSVSPSNENRKGEKKSAKTFNQETSVVPCTMTNVGIEHFGTHNNSSYLGENPAAAVASGQHIQDVLSSEPEPDAIYPKDKQGNPAQEINLRPSSLEIGTRNKEAGNVEGGHEASGAVIASNINRKRASKNRPAIFAEKNSCIKVQASNKAEKENKISRHENEIHKDKQNHASNQNDGAEHQSHVSGQNDRVEEREFSVEISSKTASSEKYEIYAQYDLCSKAKEAIVGSKLLETSETVDPPKLSKKRKRSKNTKDLVSVTPPTSATEHVKGFISSISPTKAQKIANGDHLSDTFCKEESTRLQEVRKETDTISTSLATNEEINDVILNVVATDEAINDVIQNVVATDEEINGVIQNVVESVQQMVKDQVDTDSMHGKSRKKSRKKQNSDVKLPQSLEQNENTGKNNVGDMLYSSSEVTKQASLANTGSTNHLIGSFLDYGKDTTAENDGGIQSAEVLAQKLESNSKKRCPEAVISGSPSISGGGNEVTDNVDVPCQSKGVNFNDYFAPRKQDLDTVGSAEVLVDEATKTNVDNGTVKAKNRKKNKKHGAYSDGHDAHSDSPPSDSKTHLMLNSNHGLGAKPHTGNSSPVEVQVSFTKANSGKTTLQPNKEPSEVSDTGAKPMVSSKSHKDYSVPEEALRSNDAKPAGAVNGLNSKKAELNLESSKNIRVLRTRVNGRHSLEDHNHKVGRKASAIKNGEVVNSSKQVRSLFGVSGSIFKDDSSGEASSNEYSNSDASTRTPSDASLSSDYSDGESNADYDSSQSGSCSWKREEGGRKSLTKPIPSGMTLDEILKSSRSYKKAKLTASQSQLEDPESLLPLDFGPDGQACAAAC; encoded by the exons ATGGTGAGACAGTCTTCCACCTCCGGTTCCGATGGAACACCAGATTGCAATACCGTCTTCATAGACACCAGCCTCGGCACTCACTATGTCACCGCCGTCACCTCCTCCGAAACCGTTTCTGATCTTAAGA AGAAGGTGTTGCACGAACACGTTCTGGTCTTTCCTTGTATTGGGGGTATTAAAATTCACGGTTTAAAG GTAAAGCGCAGAGGAAAGTTTTATTGTTTGCCGGAATCCATGTTAGTGAGTAGTGCATTCTATGGGGTGACTAAAAGTTGGTTCATTTTTGTTGATGCCTCTAGTTTGGAGGATCATAATGGGAATAGGAACTTTCTTAATCCCTGTTCTAATAGCCTGTTAAATCTAGTGCGTACGAAGAATATTGCTTTGGATGATTTGTCATTGCCTGCTATTTATCCTACTAATGTTGATGATAACCAGCTTCAGAAGCAGATTGTTTCTTGTGACAAACCATCAGAAGAAAGAGCTTCAGGAACTATACCTTCTAAAAAGAAGAGACGTAGAGTTATACCTGCTAAAAAGAAGAAATGGATAGCTAGAACTAAAACTAAATCGAACTGTGTTGATCAAGGAACCGAACACAGATCACAAAAGGAGACTAAGGCACCGGGCATCAATTCATTCCTTGAAGCTAATAAGGGAGGAGGCACCACCATTGTGCAAAGGTCTACTGTTCAGAGTGAGAGGACTAAAGAGCTAGAAAAGCATGTTGAACTCAACGATGCTAAATCAATGGAAAATAGTGTTGATGTGCTACGAGATCAATCATTGGAAGACAATCCAAAATCAGAACCTGCAGCGAAGAGAAGGCGTAAAATTAAGCTGGCAGAAAAAGGTGATGAAGATTTACTGAAAGATGATGGAACATTGGTTGCTGAATCTAATAGATTGATGCTTGAACATTCAACAATCCCTCAGAAATCTCCATTTGACAAACAGCATACTAGAAATGCCACTTTAGATGGTTCATCCATTGGTGCTCCAAAGGCTGTTCATTTGCAATCGGTTAGTCCAAGCAATGAGAACAGGAAAGGGGAAAAGAAATCAGCAAAAACTTTTAATCAAGAAACTTCTGTAGTTCCTTGTACTATGACAAATGTTGGGATTGAGCATTTTGGGACGCATAATAACTCGTCCTATTTGGGTGAAAATCCTGCTGCAGCAGTTGCATCTGGACAACATATTCAAGATGTTCTGAGTTCTGAGCCTGAGCCTGATGCAATCTATCCAAAAGATAAGCAGGGCAATCCTGCCCAAGAAATAAACTTAAGACCCTCTTCACTAG aaattggtaCGAGGAACAAAGAGGCTGGTAATGTGGAAGGTGGTCATGAAGCCTCTGGAGCAGTAATTGCATCAAATATCAATAGAAAGAGAGCTTCAAAGAATCGTCCTGCTATTTTTGCAGAGAAAAATTCTTGTATCAAGGTCCAAGCATCTAATAAGGCTGAGAAAGAGAACAAAATTTCAAGGCATGAGAATGAGATCCATAAAGATAAACAAAATCATGCTTCTAATCAGAATGATGGAGCAGAACACCAAAGTCATGTTTCTGGTCAGAATGACAGagttgaagagagagaattttcagtggAGATTTCTTCTAAAACTGCATCATCAGAAAAATACGAAATATATGCTCAGTATGATCTATGCTCAAAAGCTAAAGAAGCGATTGTGGGTTCAAAATTGCTTGAAACTAGTGAAACTGTGGATCCACCAAAGTTATCCAAGAAAAGAAAGAGGTCGAAAAACACAAAGGATTTAGTGAGTGTAACACCACCGACATCTGCTACTGAACATGTGAAAGGCTTTATAAGCAGCATATCTCCTACCAAAGCTCAGAAAATTGCGAATGGAGATCACCTCAGTGATACTTTTTGTAAAGAGGAGAGCACTAGGCTTCAGGAGGTACGGAAAGAGACGGATACAATTAGTACTTCTCTGGCCACTAATGAGGAAATTAATGATGTGATTCTGAATGTGGTGGCCACTGATGAGGCAATTAATGATGTGATTCAGAATGTGGTGGCCACTGATGAGGAAATTAATGGTGTGATTCAGAATGTGGTGGAATCGGTCCAGCAGATGGTAAAAGATCAAGTGGATACTGATAGTATGCATGGGAAATCaagaaaaaaatcaagaaaGAAGCAAAATTCAGATGTAAAACTTCCACAATCATTGGAACAAAATGAGAATACTGGTAAGAATAACGTAGGGGATATGTTGTATTCATCATCTGAAGTGACAAAACAAGCTTCTCTGGCAAATACAGGCAGCACAAATCATTTAATTGGATCATTTTTGGACTATGGAAAAGATACTACAGCTGAAAATGACGGAGGCATTCAATCTGcggaagttctagcacaaaaacTGGAAAGCAACAGTAAGAAGAGGTGCCCTGAAGCTGTTATCAGCGGGAGCCCCTCTATAAGTGGTGGTGGAAATGAAGTTACCGACAATGTGGATGTTCCCTGCCAAAGTAAGGGTGTCAACTTTAATGATTATTTTGCGCCTAGAAAGCAAGATCTTGACACTGTAGGTTCTGCTGAGGTGCTTGTTGATGAAGCAACTAAAACAAATGTTGATAATGGTACAGTGAAAGCTAAGAAcaggaagaagaataagaagcaTGGTGCATATTCTGATGGTCATGATGCACATTCTGATAGTCCTCCATCTGACTCAAAAACTCATCTGATGTTAAATAGCAATCATGGTTTAGGAGCAAAGCCTCATACTGGAAACTCTAGCCCTGTAGAAGTTCAAGTTTCATTTACAAAAGCAAATTCTGGAAAAACAACACTTCAGCCGAACAAAGAGCCTTCAGAAGTTTCTGATACAGGGGCAAAACCTATGGTGTCTAGCAAGTCTCACAAGGATTATTCTGTCCCTGAAGAAGCTCTTCGATCCAATGATGCCAAGCCTGCTGGAGCTGTCAATGGTTTAAACAGTAAAAAGGCTGAACTGAATCTGGAAAGCTCTAAAAACATACGGGTACTAAGAACAAGAGTTAATGGGCGTCATTCACTTGAAGACCACAATCATAAAGTCGGCAGAAAAGCTTCTGCAATTAAGAATGGGGAAGTTGTGAATAGCTCGAAACAAGTAAGGAGCTTGTTCGGAGTATCAGGTTCGATATTCAAGGATGATAGTAGTGGTGAGGCTTCTTCTAATGAATATAGTAATTCAGATGCCAGCACCAGAACCCCATCAGATGCTTCATTGTCTTCTGACTATTCGGATGGAGAAAGCAATGCAGATTATGACTCATCACAAAGtg